One stretch of Miscanthus floridulus cultivar M001 chromosome 18, ASM1932011v1, whole genome shotgun sequence DNA includes these proteins:
- the LOC136520124 gene encoding CHD3-type chromatin-remodeling factor PICKLE-like, which produces MSSLVERLRVRSERRPRYALDESDDDLPLRAVVGKGKDRQNDAPAERIEREDAKEEACQRCGKSDYLVSCSTCTYAFHRKCLVPCLNITSDKWSCPECVSPLTEMERILDIEVLEAPREDSSSTEPRSKKMERYLIKWKGLSYIHCSWVSEKEYSEAANIHPRLRTRLNNFRRQKEAMKKEAERSGEDIVAIRPEWTTVDRILASRKNSVGEREYYVKWNELTYEECTWENESDISAFQPEIERFNEIQSRRKKSGDKGKATREPRQFKEQSPTFLSGGTLHPYQLEGLNFLRYSWFHNKRVILGDEMGLGKTIQSIAFLASLFEDKFGPHLVVAPLSTLRNWEREFATWAPQMNVVMYFGAAASRDIIRKHEFYYPKEKLKKLKKKKSSPSNEEKKQSRIRFDVLLTSYEMINMDSNVLKNIEWECLVVDEGHRLKNKDSKLFGQLKDYNTKHRVLLTGTPVQNNLDELFMLMHFLEGESFGSITDLQEEFKDINQDKQIEKLHGMLKPHLLRRFKKDVMKELPPKKELILRVELTSKQKEYYKAILTKNYEVLARRNGGHTSLINVVMELRKLCCHGFMIDEPDFEPADPEEGLRRLLDSSGKMQLLDKMMVKLKEQGHRVLIYSQFQHMLDLLEDYLSYRKWSYERIDGKISGAERQIRIDRFNAKNSTRFCFLLSTRAGGLGINLATADTVIIYDSDWNPHADLQAMARAHRLGQTSKVMIYRLVSRGTIEERMMQLTKKKILLEHLVLGRLTKANNVNQEELDDIIRYGSKELFDDENDESRQIHYDEAAIERLLDRDQVDGDESVEDEEEDEFLKGFKVANFEYIDEKKAQAEREEEARRKAAAEAENSARLNYWDELLKDRYDVQKVEEHTAMGKGKRSRKQMAAADEDDIDLSSEDEDYSFEDDVSDNDTTLQGNVFGKRGQYSKRKSRNVDSIPLMEGEGRTLRVLGFNHAQRAMFLQTLNRFGFQNYDWKEYLPRLKGKSVEEIQRYAELVMAHLVEEISDSECFSDGVPKEMMRVDDVLVRIANISLIEEKVSATGPGKITNIFPNYLLYEFQGLSGGRIWKAEHDLLLLRGILKHGYARWQYISDDRENGLFEAARRELNLPSANEIIGAQSNNEANGNLEGAQEGQVNSTSMSHYKEIQRKIVEFLRKRYHLLERALNLEYAVITKKIPVPDDITEQGVPAGHVPLLPDISELLRELPNLEPISTNEVAPEGTAGQSQVPHLYNKMCGVLEESGGSAISSFFGDKSASSSLANSLRQFETVCENVIEALRPQQNGTASAIKEEVVDAATKAAAVPAQDSSHEAANGQSSTAKAGMEIDG; this is translated from the exons ATGAGCAGCCTTGTGGAGCGGCTGCGCGTGCGGTCGGAGAGGCGGCCGCGGTACGCGCTCGACGAGTCCGACGACGACCTCCCGCTGCGCGCTGTGGTCGGAAAGGGGAAGGATCGACAGAACGACGCGCCTGCCGAGCGGATCGAGCGCGAGGACGCG AAAGAAGAAGCTTGCCAACGATGTGGAAAAAGTGATTATCTAGTCTCTTGTTCAACATGTACATATGCATTTCACAGAAAATGCTTGGTTCCTTGCTTAAACATCACATCTGATAAATGGAGCTGCCCGGAATGT GTAAGTCCATTAACAGAGATGGAGAGGATTCTAGATATTGAAGTACTGGAAGCCCCTCGTGAAGATTCTAGTTCCACAGAGCCTCGATCAAAGAAGATGGAGCGATATCTTATCAAGTGGAAAGGATTATCATACATTCACTGCTCTTG GGTTTCAGAAAAAGAATATTCAGAAGCTGCGAATATCCACCCTCGTTTGAGGACTAGGTTGAATAACTTCAGAAGGCAAAAGGAAGCCATGAAAAAAGAAGCAGAAAGATCTGGTGAGGACATTGTCGCAATTAGACCGGAGTGGACAACTGTTGACAGGATCCTTGCTAGCAG AAAAAACTCGGTTGGCGAGCGGGAGTACTATGTTAAATGGAATGAACTTACATATGAGGAATGTACATGGGAAAATGAGTCTGATATTTCGGCGTTCCAACCTGAGATTGAACGCTTCAATGAGATCCAGTCCAGGCGTAAGAAATCTGGTGATAAGGGCAAGGCCACTCGGGAGCCACGGCAATTCAAGGAGCAGAGCCCTACGTTTCTTTCTGGTG GCACACTACATCCCTATCAGCTTGAAGGGTTAAACTTCTTGCGCTATTCGTGGTTTCATAACAAACGCGTAATCCTTGGTGATGAGATGGGTCTTG GGAAGACAATACAGAGTATTGCTTTTCTGGCTTCACTGTTTGAAGACAAGTTTGGTCCACATCTGGTTGTTGCCCCCCTCTCAACCCTGCGGAATTGGGAGCGTGAATTTGCAACTTGGGCACCTCAAATGAATGTT GTAATGTATTTTGGAGCTGCTGCTTCTCGCGACATTATTAGGAAGCACGAGTTCTACTACCCCAAAGAGAAACTGAAGAAGCTGAAGAAAAAGAAATCATCTCCATCTAATGAAGAAAAGAAGCAGTCAAGGATAAGATTTGATGTCTTATTGACGTCTTATGAGATGATTAACATGGACTCTAATGTTCTAAAAAACATAGAATGGGAATGCTTG GTTGTGGATGAGGGGCATCGGTTGAAAAACAAAGATTCCAAGTTGTTTGGTCAACTTAAAGATTATAACACCAAACATCGTGTTCTATTAACAGGGACCCCAGTCCAG AATAACCTTGATGAGCTTTTCATGCTTATGCACTTCCTTGAGGGTGAAAGT TTTGGGAGTATAACTGATCTCCAAGAAGAGTTCAAGGATATAAACCAAGACAAGCAAATTGAGAAGCTTCATGGAATGCTGAAGCCACATCTTCTTCGAA GATTCAAGAAGGATGTTATGAAAGAACTTCCTCCAAAAAAGGAATTGATTTTACGAGTTGAATTGACAAGCAAACAGAAGGAGTACTATAAGGCAATTCTCACCAAGAATTATGAAGTGTTAGCTCGTCGTAATGGTGGACAT ACTTCTCTAATAAACGTTGTAATGGAGTTGCGCAAACTCTGTTGCCATGGATTCATGATTGACGAACCTGATTTTGAACCTGCCGATCCAGAAGAAGGTTTAAG GAGGCTTCTAGATTCATCAGGTAAGATGCAGCTGCTGGACAAGATGATGGTGAAACTGAAAGAGCAGGGTCATAGAGTTCTAATTTATTCACAGTTCCAGCACATGTTGGACTTGCTGGAGGACTATTTAAGTTACAGG AAATGGAGCTATGAACGCATTGATGGCAAGATAAGTGGTGCTGAAAGGCAGATACGGATAGATCGCTTCAATGCTAAGAATTCGACTAGGTTTTGCTTTCTTCTTTCTACCAGAGCTGGTGGTCTGGGAATAAATTTGGCAACTGCAGATACTGTAATCATCTATGACAG TGATTGGAACCCACATGCGGATTTGCAAGCTATGGCAAGAGCTCATCGCTTAGGACAGACTAGCAAG GTGATGATATACCGGCTTGTTAGCCGAGGTACAATTGAGGAGCGAATGATGCAGCTTACAAAGAAAAAGATTTTATTGGAGCACTTAGTTCTTGGTCGACTCACAAAAGCTAATAATGTCAATCAG GAGGAGCTGGATGATATTATACGCTATGGATCAAAGGAGCTTTTTGATGACGAGAATGACGAATCTCGCCAAATTCATTACGATGAAGCTGCAATTGAGAG GTTGTTAGACCGTGATCAAGTTGATGGTGATGAATCTgtggaagatgaagaagaagatgaattcTTAAAAGGATTCAAG GTTGCAAACTTTGAATACATCGACGAGAAAAAGGCTCAGgcagaaagagaggaggaggcacGCAGAAAGGCTGCAGCTGAGGCTGAAAACTCTGCAAGATTAAACTATTGGGATGAACTATTGAAGGATAGATATGATGTACAGAAAGTTGAAGAACATACTGCTATGGGAAAAGGGAAAAGAAGCCGCAAACAG ATGGCTGCAGCTGATGAAGATGACATTGACTTAAGCTCCGAAGACGAGGATTACTCATTTGAGGATGACGTGTCAGATAACGACACAACTTTGCAAGGAAATGTTTTTGGGAAGAGGGGCCAATATTCTAAGAGAAAATCAC GTAATGTTGATTCTATTCCATTGATGGAGGGCGAAGGACGGACCTTGAGAGTTCTTGGATTCAACCATGCTCAGCGAGCAATGTTCCTACAGACACTCAATAG ATTCGGTTTTCAGAATTATGACTGGAAAGAGTATCTGCCCCGTCTTAAAGGAAAAAGTGTCGAGGAAATTCAGAG ATATGCTGAACTTGTTATGGCACATCTTGTTGAAGAAATTAGCGATTCTGAATGTTTCTCAG ATGGCGTTCCAAAGGAAATGATGCGTGTTGATGACGTGCTAGTCAGGATAGCAAACATATCCCTTATCGAGGAGAAG GTGTCTGCCACAGGACCAGGAAAAATTACAAACATCTTTCCTAATTATTTGCTCTATGAGTTCCAAGGCTTATCTGGTGGAAGAATATGGAAAGCGGAGCATGATCTACTGTTATTGAGAGGCATACTGAA GCATGGATATGCAAGGTGGCAGTATATATCAGATGACAGAGAGAATGGGCTTTTTGAAGCTGCACGACGAGAGCTGAATCTCCCTTCGGCTAATGAAATAATTGGTGCTCAGTCGAACAACGAGGCAAAT GGGAATTTGGAAGGTGCACAGGAAGGCCAGGTGAACTCAACAAGCATGTCCCATTACAAGGAGATCCAGAGAAAGATAGTTGAGTTCTTGAGAAAGAGATACCACCTTCTGGAGAGAGCCTTGAATTTGGAATATGCTGTG aTAACGAAAAAAATTCCTGTTCCTGATGATATTACTGAACAAGGTGTTCCAGCAGGACATGTTCCACTTCTTCCAGATATCAGTGAACTGTTGCGGGAATTGCCCAATCTTGAGCCAATTT CTACCAATGAAGTGGCTCCCGAGGGCACAGCTGGTCAGTCACAAGTTCCCCATCTTTACAATAAG ATGTGTGGAGTGCTTGAAGAGAGTGGTGGTTCTGCGATAAGTTCGTTCTTTGGAGACAAGTCTGCATCTTCTAGTTTGGCCAATAGCCTTCGTCAGTTTGAAACTGTGTGTGAGAATGTTATTGAGGCCCTGCGACCCCAACAAAATGGTACTGCCAGTGCCATCAAAGAGGAAGTGGTAGATGCAGCCACCAAAGCAGCTGCCGTGCCTGCGCAAGATTCAAGCCATGAGGCTGCGAATGGGCAGTCTTCGACAGCCAAGGCGGGCATGGAAATCGATGGTTGA